A portion of the Lolium rigidum isolate FL_2022 chromosome 1, APGP_CSIRO_Lrig_0.1, whole genome shotgun sequence genome contains these proteins:
- the LOC124656915 gene encoding protein MKS1-like: MEHSASAPTTTSSSSPQRGGGRELQLQGPRPTPLRVHKDSHRIRKPTAQVRQPVIIYTVSPKVVHAHPAEFMSVVQRLTGASSSSSLPPPPPQQQPPFSPAARLAAIEQASAQPAARTGVHRGGLPPLPSILSPVPGSLPAIPPGFFSPPSGSAGGINLFGELISPAFPGDHGAFAGAAPPPMSSSLQYFPAAAAPSPSTPYYWDLFNNHPNHL, translated from the exons ATGGAGCACTCCGCTTCTGCCCCGACgacgacctcttcctcctcgccgcagcGCGGTGGTGGCCGAGAGCTGCAGCTGCAGGGCCCGCGCCCCACGCCGCTGAGGGTGCACAAGGACTCGCACAGGATCAGGAAGCCTACGGCGCAGGTGCGGCAGCCGGTCATCATCTACACGGTGTCGCCCAAGGTCGTGCACGCCCACCCCGCCGAGTTCATGTCCGTCGTGCAGCGCCTcaccggcgcctcctcctcctcgtctctcccgccgccaccgccacagcAGCAGCCGCCGTT CTcacccgccgcccgcctcgccgccaTCGAGCAGGCGTCGGCGCAGCCAGCCGCGCGGACCGGCGTTCATCGTGGGGGGCTGCCGCCGTTGCCGAGCATCCTGTCTCCCGTGCCGGGGTCTCTGCCGGCGATCCCGCCGGGCTTCTTCTCCCCTCCGTCCGGCAGCGCAGGCGGCATCAACCTGTTCGGCGAGCTGATCAGCCCGGCATTCCCTGGCGACCACGGCGCGTTTGCCGGTGCAGCTCCTCCTCCAATGTCGTCGTCGTTACAGTACTTCCCAGCTGCAGCTGCGCCGTCGCCGTCCACGCCATACTACTGGGATCTCTTCAACAACCACCCAAACCACCTTTGA